AGTGAGACATTAGCAAAACAACACGTGCGTACTATGATCGACTTTGAGATTTTCTTCCAGTGTTTTGCTGTAGACCACTATATCATCCAGGTACACCACCACGAATTTATCCAAGTACTCGTGGAAGATGTTTTTCATTAGCGTGCAGAAGGTTGCGGGTGGCTTCGTCAAGCCGAAGGGCATGACTAAGAACTCGAAGGCACCGTAGCGGGTGACACATGTCGTCTTAGCTTCATCCCCTTCTGCTATTCGAACTTGGTAGTACCCCGAGCGTAAGTCCAGCTTCGAGAAAGATATCGCACTCCCCAATTGATCGAAAAGATCTGCAATAAGGGGAATGGGGTACTTGTTCTTCACCGTCACTTTGTTGAGTGCccagtagtcgatacacagccgaaGGCTTCCGTCGTCTTTCTTTTGAAACAATACAGGCGCACCAAACGGAGCTTTAGGCGGCCTGATAAACCCTGCTTCAAGAAGTTCATCTAACTGCTTTCTCAGTTCTGCCAACTCTGGAGGGGCCATGCGATATGGTGTTTGAGCTGGAGGCTTCGTGCCTGGTTCCAACTCCATTTTGTGGTCAATAGCTCTTCGAGGCGGAAGCGTCTTTGGAAGGGACTGAGGCATTAATCTGCAAAGTCATCCAATACTTTTTCAACTTAAGCGGGGCCCTTGATCcgggaaggaagggaagaggaggGTTTATCCCACCCGGCATATCCTTTGTTTCGAATCAGGTTCCCGCATCTTACCGAGGAGCGGTAGCGGCGAGGGCAACAATTCCGCTTCGCcgctcctctttttcttttttgtgaatACCCTATGTAGTAAGTCAAACCCCCCCTATAGTAGGATGTCATTTTGGTCCGTGGTTCGATGACGCAACGCATTCAATCTGTGGCACTGGACTGGTTTGGTTCGGCTGGGCTTTCCCAGTGTCCCTTCGCTGCGGGTGCTAGCTACTGACTGGCACCTACCGCAACATTCCCCAATGCTGGAGAATGAAAGGGGGGTGGGTTGGTGTAGGGTTTCTATTCCGCCCGCTGGTGGAGTCGGCGGTGTACTTCGTTCGAGCCCAGCTCACTCCTCGGTATGGTACGGCATGGGCATCATGGCATTGAAGCCTTTTTCTTTTgccttaataataataaagctaTCCCTAATGAATGAGAGTTTTCCATTCAtttgctttttgttttcttggtatcagagccactaTCGTGACTCCTAGGGCCCTGAGCTTGTTGAGCCCTTCCTGCGTGGAATCTTGGTAGCCTCCAACTCCTCATAGTATCCATTTACTCTGGTAATAACTGCAGACCCAGCGGGTGGAGTCGTTAGCGCAACGAGCCAATAGCGAATGGAGTGCATAAGCCACCATAAGCTATAAGGGCGAGCCAGCTTTGAACAGCCAGCCCGGGAGTCCCCTTCAATCCACAATTGAGTGGCTCAACTTTCAATAGCAAGACTGATTTAGCAGCTGCAAGATCGGGAATAAGCCATCCAACTTGTGTTATGACCAAGAGCTAACTGAAATCCCCTAACCCTAAGGAAAGCCCCTGTGCGATTTCTCAATCTTCCTCCTGCCCCGGCAGGTCCTGGGTTCCCCCTTGTTGAGCCATCGGAGCAACATCCAGCTGGGGACCACTGGActttcatttctggtcttcAAGACTTGCTTTCATCAACGATGTTGGTCTTGGGGCGAAGGGGAATGCTAAGAATTGCCAGATTTTCGAGAAGAAGAGCTCTAGCTGCTCTGGAGTCTATCTTTTGTTCCTAAATGTGGGTTTATTGCTAACCAGATTCCCCATGCTATATGCGGCGGCAATGCAATTCTCCAGAGAGTGAGTTGCTGATCATAATGCCCGCCCCCCTAGTTGTAAGTGATTTCCAGTAGTCGGTTTTAGGTTGGGGTGCGAATAGTAGCATAGTTGCTTAGTCACCTTCCTCTTACGTATTACTATCTAGGGGCTTTGAAGCTGGTGTCTTTACTTTTTTCATTAGCAAGGTGTAAGCTACTCTGCTGCTCGCTTCGTAAAGCTCCGCTCCTTGCTTTTCATCCTTTAGTATCTTGCTGCTTCTTCCGCTTCTGAGGCAGCATCTCTATCAGCTAGTGAGCTAGCCGCAACTATAGTCTTTAAGGCGTTTGCGCAATCGGCTTGTTGGTTGGCTTAATTACGCTAGTTGGGCTTGTAGCTAAAAGTCGTCAACATAGctttcctcttcctctaccTTCACTCGCTGCCTTCTGGCTCGTCTAGTTCGGAATGGGATGTGGAGGGGATTGTGGTCGGATCGATTCCTTCTGGCTCTAGTCACTCTCTTTCCGTCACTCGTTCAGGTCAATGTCTTTCAGGGCATCGGTGCATCTTTTTCGTGTACTCGTTTCTGTCAATAAATCTTTCTCTCGTACTGGTCCTTCTTTCTTGCACTAGTCATTCTTGATGGCACTTGTTTTTCAGCAAAGTCATTCGTTCTGGCTCGACTACTTGTGTTTCGGGCACTACTCTTTTCCTTCGTGCTGTGCCACTTTCCGGCATATATCAATGATAGGGACTCGTTTCGTGTACTTCTTTACTGCAAGGGTGTTTCCTCTATCCCCCTGGTACCGAAGGGCCGCTTGGAGGTATTCGGAGGGAGTACTTGAAGTTTGGACATCGTCGTTTATCCGGTCATGAATTTCATCTTTTGATTATGGGCATTCAGTAAGAAGTATCCCGTAGAAGGTGCAGGTACAAGGGGATCTCCGCTTGAGGGAGGCGATCGATGGTACGGTTGGTGTCTGGTAGGTGGTTTATGGGTCTGGGTACAAGGTACAATGCGGGTAGTGAATCTTTTGATGTAGGGGTCAAGCGAAGCGATCGTTCTTTTACAATGTGATATTTGGGGGTGCTGTCGGTACGGTCAAATATGGGTCTAGTGTATAGTATGTGGAAGGgaggattttggaaaaacccgGTCAAATCAACAAGCGAAGCTCTCATCCTGTTTACTGCCTGCATGCTTCTTCCCTGGGCCCTAAGAGCGAGTTTGAGGAGGGGGGAAGTATTGGCAGTTGATATCAAAGTTAGCACGTCCGGTCTTCGACACACGGATCTGTTTATAGAGTTTATTCCTTTCCTTAGCCTGCTTAGGGCTGCCTTAGGGGGCTAGGCTAGGGCGCGGTAGAGGAGAGCTTTCCAAGCGGGGCATTGAGGTGATCGGGTGAAATTTTTTGTCTGGAGTCACATTAGTGAGCAGGTTCGGTCGGTAAGTCCCTTGGTACGCTCGGGTTAGCCTGTCAGGGTGAATGCAGGTAGTGGATGTAGCTTCTCTTCTGAAGCGTGTTAGTTCGTAGCTGCCGAAGTGTAGCATTGAGATGAGGAGCGCGCTAGCTAGGTGGAGTCTCCTTTCGGAactacttcttttcctttctctctgcTATCCTATTCACTGAACTGACAGTATCGAGGCAAGGTCGGAAGGAAGGCTGAGCGTAGACTAGTCCGTTCAGACAGTCACAGGCTCGCTAAAGCTAAAAACGGAACAACGCTTCTCACTGACACAGACTTCAGAAATGGTAGTAGTTTTCTTACAGGCCGGGTCATCAATCTATCTGTACATGCGAGATCATGAATTAGTAACTGCATCCAATCCCCCAATGTGTGGATTCTATTTCAATGGGAACTTGATGAGTCGATCCGCGTGCAAACTCTTGTTGTATACGGAATGAGTTCAGGAACGCCGGCTACTGACTGAACTAGCCCTCGTCATTGATCCCATTCAGGCGCAGGACAGCCTCCAGGTTCTCGTTGCATTGCTTGAGTTCGGTAAGCTCTCTTGTTCGTCCCGGTTCTTCGTTCTCTTCCTATGGAATCAGTTAGCTATCTCGTTCTGTGGCGCGGTACGAATCCTCTTGGATCTTCATCTTCGAACATGAGCTCGTTCTCTTTGTGCCGGTGTTCAAGAATCCGTTCAAAGGGCTCGGCCCGTGTGAGGTTATGCTGATGATTCCGTTTCTTCAGATCGACTCAGAAAGGGCCTCTTTCAGTTCACAAAGAAGAGGTTCTCCGTGGATGCAGAACCCCCTTCACCTATGGGAACGTGGGAGAAAATGAAGTCCAGATAAGCCCCAAATCAGTGAACTCCAACTTGGATTCTTGTGCTGGTTTCTCAGCAGGGGGTAACCTCAGTGTTAGGCATATGGGGTCGGTAGTGAAGGAAGTTGGGGAGGGTAGTCGAGCTCTCCCTAGCAATGGCTCTGCTGGTGTTGGGTCTTTGGACAAACAGAGTGAAGAGGGTGAACGAGCTGGCCTGGTAGGAGAGGTCGTAGCAGGTCTAGACAAGGAAAGGTAGATCAGCGAGCAAAAGACCTTGGAAGCAAAGCTACCAGGACAACCGAACCAGAACGAATGGCAAAGAGGTTCAGTTTTTCCAACCTTCGAtcaaggaagggaagaaggtggctACCTTCCCTGTTGAAGAGATTGAGGGAGAAATCACACGATGGCAATACGCTTTAGTGGGGTTCGTgcctgatctacgaccaccctccATTTGCGGCGATTAAACATTTTGTTGCGAATAGATGGAAAGCAGGAGGAGCTGTGCAGATCTTTGGTCAGAACACCGGCGTTTTTATTTTCGACTTTCAGAGCTCTGAAGCTCGTCAAACTCTTTTAGATCTGGGGTCCTGGACTTATGACGGCAAGCCCTTGATTCTGAAAATGTGGTCGCCAGATGTGAGTTTGGAGACCAAATCAGTGAGCTCGATCCCAGTGTGGGTCAGGTTTCCAGCTCTACAGCTTTATTTGTGGGGAGTTAGTTCTCTTGGTCGATTAGCTAGTCTGGTTGGCCAACCCATGTTCACTGATAAATTAACAGCTGACCGCAGAAGGTTATCCTATGCGAGGGTTTGTTTCGAAGTCACAGCTGATTCTGAGCTCCCAGATGAGGTTTGGTATGAGAAACATGATGGAACTCTCACGGCTCAAAGGGTGGAGTACGATTGGAAGCCTCCAATCTGTACTTCTTGCAAATCTTTTGCTCATTCCTCAGCTAGCTGTCTTGTTCGGAAGCCTGCTCCTCTTGGCAACCAGTCTACCGATGCTCCGCCTGAGCTCTCGAGTGCTTTGACGGACGAGATTGTTGAGGGTGTTCAGCATATGGGGGCCCCTGAGGGAGAATGGAACAGAGTGGTTGGGAGAAAGACGAAACTAGCAGCAGAGAGTGTTCTGGGTGGTAGTACTCAAGGTGCTCGACAAAATGTCTGTGATAACTCAACAATCACACCCTCTCAGATGGAGCCCGAAGGTTGTATGGCTATTGTTCCGGTTCAGAATGAACTCCTTGTAGACACTCATCAAATAGAACCTGACGCAGTGGCCCCCAGTATCTTGAGTAGCAATAATGGTCAGGTTGTTGTGCTGGATGAGTTGGCGCCAGGTGCTCGACAAAATGCATCAGTCAAGTCGGGGCTGGATATCTCACTCCGGCCATATAGCAGCCCTCTCAAAGGTACCTATCCTCCTATCCTAAATCACCTAATAGATTTGATGTTCTGCAGCAGTTGGGTGATTGTATTGATCCAGGCTTGGTTGTAGACAAGTCCAAGGATTTAGCCTCGGCTGCAGACCTGGGCCAGGCCAATTTGTCTAATAGCTCAGCAGCTTGTCAGACTACTGGTGGTGTGCATGAGCAGGCTGAGGGTGTGAGCAATCACATGGAGAATAGGTCCGTCTCTAACACCAGTCTTAACGAGCAATACCATCTTTTAAAAGCTCATAGGCGCTCGTTTAGAGCCCTGAAGAGATCGGCGTCTGGTGAAGTGGGCAAGGGACCTAATgtcaagaaggagggtcactctGCTAAGAGTGGTGTTAGCAGTAGTAAACAATAGATGTTTAATTTAGCTGTTTGGAACATTAGAGGCCTAAATTTGGGTCTCAAGCAGACTGAAGTGAAAAAGTTGATTGCTAAGTATAAACTGAGTATTTTGGGGTTGGTCGAAACCCACGGAGCGGTCAGATCTGTAAATAAAGATTGGATCTTCCATTCTATTTGTCCTTCCGGTTAAAAACGAGTTTCAAGCGTTAAAGGTCGGGTTTGGATTTGTTGGGACCCTTCTGCTGTGGACATTAAAATGTTCAAATCTTCCCGCCATACACTGTTCTGTGTGCTCTTTGGATGGATCCTTGTCTTTTCAGTTATCTGTAGTGTATGCTTCTAATGtactgaaagaaagaagagagctTTGGGCTGAGCTCACCAGTATGGCAGCTGCTACTGATAAAGCTTGGGCTGTCCTCGGTGACTTTAGTTGTGTTAGTGCTACTTCAGAAAAGCTAGGAGGAAGGCCAGTGTGTGTGGGTTCCACTCTTCAGTTCAATGACTGCATAACTGAAGCGGAGCTCATGGATATGAAGTAGTTGGTTGTTCACTTGGTTTAACCGGCAGGCAGACAACCTCATTAGAAGGTTGCTCGACAGAGCTTTGGTGAATCGGCATTGGGTCCGTCAATTTGTCAATGCAGAAGCTGACTTTCTCAATTCTGGTGTTTCAGACCACAGGCCCATTTTTGTTACTATTTGTTAGACAAGTAATACAGGCGCCTCCGGCGCCCTTACAGTTTTTTTACTTCTGGACCTCGCATGAGACTTTCTTACCAACTGTTCGAGAAGTTTGGGGTTCAGTTATTAATGGAAACCAATTGTTTAGGGTTGTACAAAAACAGAAGCTTCTCAAGCCCCATCTTAGTAAGCTGAATCGTGAGCACTTCTCTACAGTGCAGAACAGCCCAAAGCAAAGAAGTCTGTTATTCTATCCAGTCCCAGATGCAGCAGGACCCATCCAATCAACACTTGCTTTCTCTTGAGAGGGCTCTAAACGAGCGCCTATGCTTCTCTTGCAGCTTGTGAAGAAGCCTTCTTTCGTCAGAAGTGACGAATCAGCTGGTTCTCTCTTGGGGACTCTAAAACTGCTTTTTTCTACAATTCTTTCCAGGTGAGGCGCTGCCAAGCGACAGAATTCAATCTCTTTATGTAAATGGCACCACGAACTCCTTCGGAGCCTGAAGCGATCAAGGCTTGCATTGTTTCTTAAACCAAGGGGCTGTTGGGTTCTTAAGATTTACCTCCTTTGAGTGCAGATGTGGCAAATTTTATTAACTTTGAAAGGAAGTTAGATGATCAGCAAGCTCTTGATCTGATCCAAGAGGTGACCCCTGAAGAGGTGAGACAAGCTATGTTCTCTTTGAAGGACAACAAGGCTCCTGGCCTGGATGGGTATACAGCTCACTTCTACAAGCAGGCTTGGAGTGTTGTTGGTGATGATGTTACAAAGGCGATTCAACATTTTTTCAGGTCTGGCAAGCTGCTCTCTGAAGTGAACTCTACTACAATCTCTTTGGTCCCGAAGGTGCCTAACCCTACCTCCTTGAATGATTTCCGACCTATATCTTGCTGCAACACCAACTAAAAATGCATCTCGAAAATAATATCCAACAGATTCAAGTTTGTAGTAGATTTCTTAGTGGGTCCTAATCAGTCGGCCTTCATAAGTGGCAggaatatttttaataaaatttttatcTCTCATGAGCTGTTGAAAAACTATCACAGAGACACGGGTCCCTCTAGATGTGCAAAGTAGACCTCCGTAAAGCCTATGATTCGATCAGATGGGAAACAGTCCTGTTAGTTCTTGAAGCCATGAACTTTCCTAGAAAGATGATTGATTGGATCCGAGTGTGCATTTCCTCTGCTAAGTTTTCCACCTCCATCAATAGGGTCCCCCATGGTTACTTTACCAGTTCTCGAGGCTTGAGGCAAGGATTTTTTTCCATACCTCTTTGTGTTAGTTATGCAGGTTCTAAATGGTATTTTTAAGGCGAAGGTTGATGAGGGCTTGCTGAGTTTACATCATCGGTGTACTAATCCAATGATTACACATCTGTGTTTTGCTGATGAAAAGCTCGTTCTTTTTCATGGTGATGTGGTTTCTGCAGCTGCAGTGTTGGATGTGCTGCATCATTTCCATTATGTAACAGGGCGGCAAGCAAATGTCTCAAAGAGCAAGGTGTTCTACAGTGGTGAGAGTCAAAGCACGAAGGAAGACAGGAGCAGCATCTTGGGGTTTCAGCTAGCTGGCTTGCCTATAAAATACTTGGGTTTGCCCCTTGTGTCCACTCGCCTCAAGTATGTGGATTGTCTGCCTCTTAGCGAGAAGATATGTAAGAGAATCCAATCTTGGAAAGGAAGGGTCCTCTGGACTGGACGTTTGGAGCTCATCAAGTCTGTTCTCAACAGTATTCAAGTTTTCTGGTCGAATTGCTTCATCTTTCCCAAGAAAATGATTACAGCTATCAATCAGAGATGCAATACTTTCTTATGGTCCGGACCagacatgaagaagaaaattcatcACGTAAGCTGGTCTACTATATGCAGTCCTAAAGCAGAAGGTGGATTAGGATCACGTAATCTCGAAGATTGTAATATATCAGCTATATGAAGACATGTGTGGGCCCTTCAGGCAGCAAATCCTTGTGGGCTACGTGGGGCtcaaattttcttaaaaaaaaagaaatttctgGTCTTTGAAGATCCCGTCTGATGCTTCTTGGTCTTGGAGGAAGCTCCTACAGGCGTCAGCTGTTGCTCGTGACATGGTTCTTCACTTGATAGGTGATGGATCGAACACTGCTCTCTGGTTCGATAGGTGGCACCCCTGTGGGGCTCTAATTGAAAGATTTGGCCGAAGGATTCAGGATGATTCTGGGCTCCCCATTGATGCTAAAGTCCGCAGTTTTATTACTAACTCAGGTACGAAGTCACTCAAGCCACTTTGATCTCATAGAGGTTTGGAGTCGGTTAAACGAGGTCGAAATATGCCTCTACACTCAGCAAGATGAGACGATTTGGACTCCTTCGTTAGACTTTAGAGCTAAACAACAACTCAAATACAAATAAACAACTCCTTGGGGTTGAGTCTGACCCGCTCTTGGAGCCCCTCGATAGAGGACAGGAAgagagatggtgatgatggcaTTGTTTGTTACTGTATCTTTGTtactttcttttgttgttgttcGACTTATCTACTTTTCATCGGCATTCTAATACCCCCGGGATTATAGCACTTGTTTATAATTTTTCCTAGCGCAAGAATAGGATTGATTACTGtcagcaaagaaaagaaaacgcCCCTTTTCTTTTATCAATCATATAATAAGAATAGGCAAGTAAGTGTACTTACTTAGCTTAGCTTAAGCTTAGATTGAAGAACTAAGTGTTGTGTACCAGCCTCGGCGAAACCCTTCTTCGCCGTAACGGGGTTCCGCACTCAACTCTCCTTAAAAATAAGGTCAGCCCGGGAGTCTTAGTTTAGCGTCCTTTAGTTTCCTTGGGTTTAGGAATTGTCCTTTTTTGGTGGCTCAGTTGAAAGCACGCCGACTGAGAAAGACTCCACAAGTATCAACGCTCTTTCGAAAGAAAGAGCAATCATCTATATGCTTAACACAAGCGGTCCAAACAGTGATTAAACAATAGACATGTTTCCGGACAACAAGTGAAGGGGCCCACCTCACCGCTCCCCTTCCCCAGGCCAAAAAAAGAAATGCTTTTTGAAAAACCTATTCTATTTGACCCGGGCCTCCTTTTCTTTTCGATGAAAAGTATTTTAACTTAAAAAGAAAACCCTTACTAATAAAGGGCAAAGGGGGCTTAGTCAAGAGAAAGCAAACAAATATCACCTTCGCAAAGGATCTATATTAgaactcttttttattttggattttatttttttatttttagatagAACATTCTGCCTTTCATCATAGGTAAGGCAAAGCGCTTTCTTTTAAGGAAGCATCTAGTTCCATCTTTCTTTCGTTAGTTAACCCCCCTTTATCTAAAAGTGCTTGTAGTAATTCTGGTTTTATACTACTTGGAATGGCTCTCTCATATTGAGAAATTCTGTCTAGTGGCATTCGATCACAGAATCCATTGACAGCTGCATAAATGACTATAATTTGTTTTTCAATTGGAAGTGGTGCATATTGTGGTTGTTTCGGTACTTCTGTAAGCCTTGCACCTCTATTGGGTAATGCCTGAGTCGCAGCATCAAGGTCTGACCCAAATTGAGCAAGGGCGGCCACTTCGCGATATTGTGCCAATTCCAGTTTTGAACTACCGCGGACTTGTTTCATAGCTTTCAACTGAGCGGCAGACCCGACGCGACTGACAGATAAGCCGACGTTAATAGCAGGTCTAATTCCGCGATAAAAGAGCTCTGTTTCCGAACAGATTTGTCCATCTGTAATGGGGATCACATTGGTGGGGATATAGGCCGATACGTCTCCAGCTTGTGTTTCAATGACGGGTAACGCGGTCGAGCTACCTGCACCTGTCTGGTCCGATCGTTTAGCGGCTCTTTCTAAGAGACGGGAATGTAAATAGAAAACATCCCCTGGGAAAGCCTCACGGCCTGGTGGTCGGCGTAACAATAATGACATTTGTCGATATGCCACCGCCTGTTTACTAAGATCATCATAGATTATTAATGCGTGCATTCCATTATCGCGGAAATATTCCCCCATGGCACACCCTGAATATGGGGCCAGAAATTGCAGAGGAGCAGGATCCGAAGCGGTGGCTGCTACAAGAATGGAATATTCCAAAGCATTCGCTTCTGAAAGAATTTGAACTAATTGTGCCACAGTTGAGCGTTTCTGTCCAATTGCTACATAGACACAATACAATGTCTCACTCTCAGAGGTGCCCCTTGAGTTCATTTGCTTTTGGTTTAATATGGTATCGATAGCAATAGCTGTTTTTCCAGTTTGTCGGTCCCCGATTATAAGTTCTCGTTGACCACGGCCTATAGGAACCAGGCTATCTACCGCTTTTAACCCTGTTTGCATAGGCTCGTGCACAGATTTACGTTCAATAATCCCAGGGGCTTTCACTTCGACACGTCTTCGTTCGTGATCGCTTAGAGCCCCTCTTCCATCAATAGGTACTCCCAACGCGTCGACCACACGCCCTAGCATTGCCTTTCCTGCAGGAACATCCACAATAGATCCAGTGCGCTTGACAAGATCTCCTTCTTTAATAGCGGTATCACTTCCAAAGACAACAATACCTAcattctcattctcaagattcaacGCTATTCCTTTCACACCGCTGGCAAATTCAACCATTTCCCCAGCTTGAATCTCGTTCAATCCATAAACACGTGCAATCCCATCTCCAACTGAGACCACTCGCCCGATCTCATCCACTTTCAAATTCGTGTAAAAGTTGGTAATTCTACTTTCTAATAGAGTCGTGAGTTCCGCAGCTCTGGGAGAGAATTCCATAATTCACAAATTGGATATTTTCAAGGGAGAAATCCGCTTTACTAATTGACTAAGAAAGCGAATCCATAAACCAATCTCTCAACATTTTATCGAGACGGAGTACACTGAACACAAACTATACCGCGTTCGCTCCACTGAATCAAATGGCTTTTGTTGAAGGCTTAACGAGTGAGGTTTGGAACACCACCGGTGACCGAAGCAGCACCCTTTGGTCGATGGTTTTTCGATCCGATCTCTCACTTGAAGAAAGATAGCCACTTGGATTATCTACGTATGATAGAGTTCTATTTTCAGTAAACTGAATGTCCTTCCGTTTTCTTGCTGGGCAGGGGCCCTTTAGGGCCTTGTGGTGTGCAAGTTCTGATTGTTACTAATATGACTCCGAAAACGAGGGCTCTACGAGCGCCTATCTATTGTAGTGGCAGGCTTGGAAGCGGACTTGGAAGCCAGCAATTAACCTTTCTTCATCTTTTCGTCCTTTCGCCAACGACTATAGATAGCAACTACCTGGCTCCATAGCTAGCGGTATTATGTCTTTCATTGGAGAATAAGGAAATGGAAACGGGCACATGATCACGAGGCCAACCAACATAACACTGCCGTGAATTTACGTTTTTGTTGTTCGTGAATAAGATTTCCATAATAGCATTTCGAACCATTGGGGAACCTAAAAGAGAGAAAGGCACGGGGTGCGACAGAAAGTGACGCGTCTGAGGCAGAGGCGGATGCAGTGAAAGTAGGAAAGGCATTTCGCCCCGTATCCCTTGAGAAGGACTTTCAGGGCGGAACCCTCTGCCGTCGGTACGGAGAAGCCCCTTTCTCTTTTCGGAAATGAAAGGTCGAAATCAAAAGCTAAAGGATGGTGATTGAGTAGGTGTTCCGGCGGGGGGAGCTCCTTTTTACGGTGTGAACTAGAGATTCAAGTCAACAATGATAATAGACAGGCTGAAAGATTACATTATTAAAAACTGTTGATCTAACTCAAAATAGTTACAGGAACTATTTAAAGTCCTACTCAATCAAATAGGCAGACCTTATTCTATTCCATCCTTCTAGTCAGGAATAGTGGTCTGATAGAGCTCAGCCCAGAAAGAACAGGTCATACTcttaaagtaaggaatgacaaGACCTTATGACTTACATCTTTATTAATAAGTCTTCAGTTTAGCACCAGAACTCAAGCAAGCCATACCTCAAAGGTAACCACAACTCACAGGAGAGGCATGGTTTCACAAATGGTGCATATCCCATTCACTCTTTCTTCGGTTAAACACCGAGATCACCTTACACCTAAATACCCCAGAGCCCCCACAGGGCAAGAATAATTGATGGAATTTGCAGCTATGATTCCTGTCTTCAAATCATTCATGGAGAAAAAACAACCAGTCTTTCGTCCAGTTTTGTTTAACGACGAGACTGCCACAACTACGACCAATCGTTCCTCATCTTCCCACCTTCAACTCGCTCCGAATGTTAAACGACGGTTTCCACAAGCTATTCGAATAGGCGCGGTTGGTCTAATACAACTACAGCAACAACGCCGGCGGCATTGGATAAGCCCtatttcaagacttgaagaactCTTTCACAACCCGTTCGTAAAAGAGAAGcgattgaaggagaagatggaAATCCGAATTCAACCATGGAAACCACTTGTCGTTGGCGGCACACAATTACCATCTTATCTATCTTCCCTTCGCAGCTCCAATAAGAACTACGGGGAACCCTTGCTCCGATCCCCAGAACGAGATGTAGGCCTCACGGATGCGCCCCTTACTAATATAAAGGCAAGCGCACGGATAAAAACAAAAGGATTTGgattgaaggaacatgaaacCATACTGCCGAAACCATTCATTCGTTCTATTTACTTGCCTCTTGCTGGGTTTAGGGATATGGTGGACCCAGACGACAGGTGAGACGTGCGCGCATGCCGCCTGCACTCTTAGTCAGGTAATAGGGGCTTTCCCAGAGCCACGAGTATATGACCCGTTGGCACTGAAGCCGCAAACTCGAACAGTTGGTTTAGCAGTCTTGATGGGCATGGTAATCCTGAGTCTCACGTTAGGAGATCCCTTTACAAGTACTATTTTTTAGTAGCTTAGTGAGGGGTGGTATT
The Telopea speciosissima isolate NSW1024214 ecotype Mountain lineage unplaced genomic scaffold, Tspe_v1 Tspe_v1.0012, whole genome shotgun sequence genome window above contains:
- the LOC122647043 gene encoding ATP synthase subunit alpha, mitochondrial, giving the protein MEFSPRAAELTTLLESRITNFYTNLKVDEIGRVVSVGDGIARVYGLNEIQAGEMVEFASGVKGIALNLENENVGIVVFGSDTAIKEGDLVKRTGSIVDVPAGKAMLGRVVDALGVPIDGRGALSDHERRRVEVKAPGIIERKSVHEPMQTGLKAVDSLVPIGRGQRELIIGDRQTGKTAIAIDTILNQKQMNSRGTSESETLYCVYVAIGQKRSTVAQLVQILSEANALEYSILVAATASDPAPLQFLAPYSGCAMGEYFRDNGMHALIIYDDLSKQAVAYRQMSLLLRRPPGREAFPGDVFYLHSRLLERAAKRSDQTGAGSSTALPVIETQAGDVSAYIPTNVIPITDGQICSETELFYRGIRPAINVGLSVSRVGSAAQLKAMKQVRGSSKLELAQYREVAALAQFGSDLDAATQALPNRGARLTEVPKQPQYAPLPIEKQIIVIYAAVNGFCDRMPLDRISQYERAIPSSIKPELLQALLDKGGLTNERKMELDASLKESALPYL